Proteins encoded together in one Xiphophorus maculatus strain JP 163 A chromosome 13, X_maculatus-5.0-male, whole genome shotgun sequence window:
- the LOC102234060 gene encoding gastrula zinc finger protein XlCGF8.2DB-like, with protein MAEPVHNAQQLLEIKKEEKWSPRPDQEDQKPPQIKEEQEESEITKFIFNPFPVKSEDDEEKPQLPELHHSQTKENRKLVGPKPDQNLESGTEDTSDSSSETSETDISDGNWDKSSEAQSGLGSGTNNTDPVCEKGKKLYHCSQCRKIFVHRGNLLEHRRIHTGDNLYHCSVCNKSFPSKTNLIDHTKVHSQDRPFKCSICNAAFKRKNNLRQHLIIHTGEKPHSCSICSKTFAFEGNLKQHMIIHTKKRPYTCSVCSADFKSKNALRGHTKIHKEEKPFSCSLCSRSFRRTSYLTAHMKSHSEEKPHTCSVCEAAFKRRRGLMEHKRIHGDEKPYICSVCKRAFLKKHTLVEHTRIHSGEKPFSCSVCKKKFKWRNTLKKHSRYHKDE; from the exons ATGGCGGAACCGGTACACA ACGCCCAGCAGTTGTTGGAGATCAAAAAGGAGGAGAAGTGGAGTCCGAGACCAGACCAGGAGGACCAGAAACCTCCACAGATTAAAGAAGAACAGGAGGAGAGTGAGATCACCAAGTTTATATTCAATCCATTTCCTGTGAAaagtgaagatgatgaagagaaaCCTCAGCTTCCAGAGCTTCATCACAGCCAAAccaaggaaaacagaaaacttgttGGACCAAAACCAGATCAAAATTTAGAATCCGGTACTGAAGATACTTCTGATTCTTCGTCAGAGACCTCTGAGACGGACATCAGTGATGGAAACTGGGACAAGAGCAGTGAAGCTCAGTCAGGTTTGGGGTCTGGAACCAATAACACAGATCCAGTTTGTGAGAAAGGTAAAAAGTTATACCACTGCTCTCAGTGTAGGAAAATATTTGTCCACAGAGGCAATTTGTTAGAACACAGAAGAATCCATACTGGAGACAATCTTTACCACTGCTCAGTTTGTAACAAATCTTTTCCttcaaaaactaatttaatagATCACACAAAAGTTCACTCTCAGGATAGACCTTTCAAATGTTCTATCTGTAATGCAGCTTTTAAAAGGAAGAACAATTTAAGACAACATTTGATaatccacactggagagaaaccccacagctgctccatctgtagcaaaacatttgcttttgaGGGAAACTTAAAACAACACATGATAATTCACACAAAGAAAAGACCTTACACATGTTCTGTCTGTAGTGcagattttaaaagtaaaaacgcATTACGAGGACACACAAAAATCCACAAAGAGGAGAAACCGTTCAGCTGTTCGCTCTGCAGCCGAAGCTTCCGCCGTACGTCATATCTAACTGCTCACATGAAAAGTCATTCTGAAGAAAAACCTCACACCTGCTCTGTCTGTGAGGCAGCTTTCAAGAGGAGACGTGGTTTAATGGAACATAAACGAATCCATGGTGATGAGAAACCTTACATCTGCTCTGTTTGTAAGAGAGCTTTCTTGAAGAAACACACTTTAGTAGAACACACAAGAATCCATTCTGGAGAGAAACCTTTCAGCTGTTCGGTCTGTAAGAAGAAGTTCAAGTGgagaaacacattaaagaaaCACTCAAGATACCATAAGGATGAATAA